A part of Setaria viridis chromosome 8, Setaria_viridis_v4.0, whole genome shotgun sequence genomic DNA contains:
- the LOC140223600 gene encoding alpha-L-arabinofuranosidase 1-like, translating into MASYAPLFVNDNDRTWNPDAIVFNSWQHYGTPSYWMQTLFRESGGAMIHSITVSSSYSGSLAASAITWQDSENSFLRVVNFGSDAVSLKISASGLEAIVNALGSTSTILTSGNVMDENSFSNPTKVAPVNSELSNAAEEMQVTLAPHSLSAFDLALAQSKLVAQM; encoded by the exons ATGGCGAGTTATGCTCCGCTGTTTGTAAATGACAACGACAGAAC GTGGAACCCAGATGCTATCGTCTTCAACTCGTGGCAACATTATGGAACTCCTAGTTACTGGATGCAGACGCTGTTCCGTGAGTCCGGTGGTGCTATGATTCATTCAATCACTGTCAGTTCCAGCTACTCCGGTTCGCTAGCAGCATCTGCAATTACTTGGCAGGATTCGGAGAACAGCTTTCTAAGA GTTGTAAACTTTGGATCAGATGCTGTTAGCCTCAAAATCTCCGCAAGCGGACTTGAGGCTATTGTTAATGCTCTGGGATCAACCTCCACTATTCTCACATCTGGGAATGTGATGGATGAAAATTCTTTCAGTAACCCAACCAAG GTGGCGCCGGTGAACAGCGAGCTGAGCAACGCTGCAGAGGAGATGCAGGTCACGCTGGCTCCTCACTCCTTGAGCGCGTTTGATCTCGCGCTGGCGCAGTCCAAGCTTGTCGCGCAGATGTGA